Proteins from a single region of Limosilactobacillus fermentum:
- the helD gene encoding RNA polymerase recycling motor HelD, whose translation MTDATQAREQAHLDQVIDRIKAAEQEASQKIQSAKKDIDTISGDFNEIRMNTTTYSGMMDTAMSVRAQQQLLDERENSWQHAADRLGTFRRLEAKPYFARIDFTEEAGQTPETIYIGLASFADSPDHFLVYDWRAPISSIYYEGELGEVSYDTPDGQQTVNVKLKRQFQIEDGVIVTLYDTAETVTDQMLLAALNNHSSTKMKSIVTTIQRTQNRIIRNTDADLLFVQGAAGSGKTAAVLQRVAWLLYRYRGNLNSSQVILFSPNQLFNDYIDQVLPELGEHNMVQLTYYQYVNRRVPRLQVASIQERFDADQEGVNARASQLLTSLTYFNAVTRYAKRLGRDGHLRFKNLMFNKKAFFSKDKIAELYYSFNQNYNLGNRLDATKQELLKMLNRRIAGEMRSKWVEERIQTLSKEELDVIYHEYGGEFKDEEAENKYLARRIVMEAFKPIKKAIDHNRWMNINAQYIHLLRVTPKLVKLADFGLTEDEWAGYVDDQLAALKEKRMSANGISVYLYLYDLLTGKRGQREIRFVFVDEVQDYDAFQLAYLKFCFPKARFTLLGDLNQAIFTHNNARSLLQQLGTMFEPEKTKVIQLTRSYRSTKQITNFTKAILKDGEAIEAFEREGELPRVLTAPSEEDAVNQVVATLAKYQADHDTTAIITKTLTDAEKITALLKEAGQAVTLIQTENQRLAQGTIVVPSYLAKGLEFDAVIVWDANQAKYQGDAERQLVYTICSRAMHALTVTSVGPVTDLIGQIPGELYQTK comes from the coding sequence TTGACTGACGCAACCCAAGCACGTGAACAGGCCCACTTGGACCAGGTGATTGACCGGATTAAGGCCGCCGAACAAGAGGCAAGCCAAAAGATCCAGTCCGCTAAAAAAGACATCGATACGATTAGCGGGGACTTCAACGAGATCCGCATGAACACCACCACCTACTCGGGGATGATGGACACGGCGATGTCGGTGCGCGCCCAACAGCAGCTCCTCGATGAGCGGGAAAACTCCTGGCAACACGCCGCCGACCGCCTAGGGACCTTCCGGCGCCTCGAGGCCAAGCCCTACTTTGCCCGGATTGATTTCACCGAAGAAGCTGGCCAGACCCCGGAAACGATTTACATCGGCCTGGCCTCCTTTGCCGACTCGCCGGACCACTTTTTGGTGTACGACTGGCGGGCGCCGATCTCTTCAATTTATTACGAGGGCGAACTGGGCGAGGTTTCCTACGACACCCCCGATGGCCAACAGACCGTCAATGTGAAGTTAAAGCGCCAGTTCCAAATTGAAGACGGCGTAATCGTGACCCTCTACGATACGGCCGAAACGGTGACCGACCAAATGCTCTTGGCGGCCTTAAACAACCACTCGTCGACCAAGATGAAGAGCATCGTCACCACCATCCAGCGGACCCAAAACCGGATCATTCGTAACACCGACGCCGACCTGTTATTCGTGCAGGGGGCGGCTGGGAGTGGGAAGACGGCGGCCGTCTTGCAGCGGGTCGCTTGGCTCTTGTACCGCTACCGGGGTAACCTCAATTCCTCGCAGGTTATCTTGTTTAGCCCCAACCAGCTCTTTAACGACTACATCGACCAGGTGCTCCCGGAACTGGGGGAACACAACATGGTGCAGCTGACCTACTACCAGTACGTTAACCGTCGGGTGCCGCGCTTACAAGTCGCCTCAATCCAGGAACGCTTCGACGCCGACCAGGAGGGGGTCAACGCCCGGGCCAGCCAACTGTTAACCAGCCTGACCTACTTTAACGCCGTTACTCGCTACGCCAAGCGGTTAGGCCGCGATGGCCACCTGCGCTTTAAGAACCTGATGTTTAACAAGAAGGCCTTCTTTAGCAAGGACAAGATCGCCGAGCTCTACTACTCCTTTAACCAAAACTACAACCTGGGGAACCGGCTGGACGCTACCAAGCAGGAGCTGCTTAAGATGCTCAACCGGCGCATTGCTGGTGAGATGCGCTCCAAGTGGGTCGAAGAACGGATCCAGACCCTAAGCAAGGAAGAGCTCGACGTCATTTACCACGAGTACGGTGGCGAGTTTAAGGACGAAGAGGCCGAAAACAAATACCTGGCCCGCCGGATCGTAATGGAGGCCTTCAAGCCGATTAAAAAGGCGATCGACCATAACCGCTGGATGAACATCAACGCCCAATACATCCACCTACTCCGGGTGACTCCGAAGCTAGTGAAGTTAGCCGACTTTGGCCTGACCGAAGACGAATGGGCGGGCTACGTTGACGACCAGTTAGCGGCCCTCAAGGAAAAGCGGATGAGCGCCAACGGAATCAGCGTCTACCTGTACTTATACGATCTCTTGACCGGTAAGCGGGGCCAACGCGAGATCCGCTTCGTCTTTGTCGACGAGGTCCAAGATTACGACGCCTTCCAGCTGGCCTACCTCAAGTTCTGCTTCCCCAAGGCCCGCTTCACCCTGCTAGGTGACTTAAACCAAGCCATTTTCACCCACAACAACGCCCGGAGCCTCTTGCAACAGTTGGGCACGATGTTTGAGCCGGAAAAGACCAAGGTCATTCAGCTGACCCGTTCCTACCGGTCGACCAAGCAGATCACCAACTTTACTAAGGCGATCCTAAAGGACGGGGAAGCTATTGAGGCCTTTGAACGGGAAGGGGAACTGCCGCGGGTGCTGACGGCGCCAAGTGAAGAGGACGCCGTTAACCAAGTTGTGGCAACCTTAGCGAAGTACCAAGCCGATCACGACACCACCGCCATCATCACCAAGACGCTGACCGACGCCGAAAAGATCACCGCCCTTCTAAAGGAGGCCGGGCAAGCGGTCACCCTGATTCAGACCGAAAATCAACGGCTGGCCCAGGGGACGATCGTGGTACCGTCTTACTTAGCCAAGGGACTGGAGTTTGACGCCGTGATCGTTTGGGATGCCAACCAGGCTAAGTACCAAGGCGACGCGGAACGCCAGTTGGTCTACACGATTTGTTCACGGGCGATGCACGCCCTGACCGTGACCAGTGTGGGCCCGGTTACGGACCTGATTGGCCAGATTCCGGGGGAATTGTACCAAACGAAGTGA
- a CDS encoding sensor histidine kinase gives MIQKFRRRFIAISTCALFVVLLTILGGMLGVSYYKASQQVTNVLNVLASHDGHELKTPLAIIETNTELSEMISGETEWTTSNKQQVARLTRLINNLISLARFDEQPEMTIATIDASAAVQRAADSFEAMITHEGKGFSTNIAPGVKVRADENYFYELCNILLDNANKYCDDGGKVSVLLRENKTTRAVTLEVGNTYAEGKAIDYTKFFNRFYRDDTSHNSKKRGYGIGLSMAQTLVHAFKGKISARYKNQTLYFTIRLKMTK, from the coding sequence ATGATTCAAAAATTCCGGCGCCGCTTCATCGCCATTTCTACTTGCGCCCTCTTCGTGGTCCTCTTAACCATCCTGGGGGGCATGCTGGGGGTCTCTTATTACAAGGCTTCCCAACAAGTCACCAACGTTTTAAATGTCCTCGCTAGCCACGACGGCCACGAATTAAAGACCCCGCTGGCGATCATCGAAACCAACACCGAGTTATCCGAAATGATCAGCGGTGAAACCGAGTGGACGACCAGCAATAAGCAACAGGTGGCCCGGTTGACCCGGTTAATCAACAACCTGATCTCCTTAGCCCGCTTCGATGAGCAACCGGAAATGACGATCGCCACTATCGACGCCTCGGCCGCCGTTCAACGGGCCGCCGACAGCTTCGAGGCGATGATCACCCACGAAGGGAAGGGCTTTTCCACCAACATCGCCCCAGGCGTTAAGGTCCGCGCCGACGAAAACTACTTCTACGAGCTGTGTAACATCTTGCTCGATAACGCCAATAAGTACTGCGACGACGGGGGGAAGGTTTCGGTCTTACTACGGGAAAACAAAACCACCCGTGCCGTTACCCTAGAGGTCGGCAACACCTATGCGGAGGGCAAAGCGATTGATTACACCAAGTTCTTTAACCGTTTCTACCGCGATGACACCTCCCACAATTCTAAGAAGAGGGGCTACGGGATTGGCCTGTCGATGGCCCAAACCCTGGTTCACGCCTTTAAGGGCAAGATTAGCGCCCGCTACAAGAACCAGACCCTCTACTTCACGATTCGCTTGAAGATGACGAAGTAG
- the coaA gene encoding type I pantothenate kinase has protein sequence MDEWINYDQFDRQTWHSFFPSEITFLTQENLDEIKSLNDQISLRDVQDIYLPLIKLIQLQYQNYQQMQLQKMTFLRKSSRRIPYIIGIAGSVAVGKSTTARLLQILLKRLMPDRRIEMITTDGFLYPNAELKRRGIMARKGFPESYDMDRLLTFMNDVNAGEDQVTAPTYSHSVYDVMEDHPQTIYKPDILIVEGINVLQLPTTQRLFVSDFFDFSIYVDADASLVEKWYLERFGMLLDTAFQDPTNYYYPYAQGDRAEAFKMAKQVWKDVDLPNLNDYILPTRTRADVILHKTEHHYIDRVYLRED, from the coding sequence ATGGACGAATGGATTAATTACGATCAGTTTGACCGCCAAACCTGGCATAGCTTCTTTCCCAGCGAAATCACCTTCTTGACCCAGGAAAACCTGGACGAGATTAAGTCCTTAAATGACCAGATTTCACTGCGCGACGTCCAAGACATTTACTTGCCGTTGATTAAGCTGATCCAACTCCAGTACCAAAACTACCAGCAAATGCAGTTGCAAAAGATGACCTTCTTGCGCAAGTCCTCGCGCCGGATCCCGTACATCATCGGGATCGCCGGTTCGGTAGCGGTTGGCAAGAGCACCACGGCCCGGCTGCTTCAGATCTTGCTCAAGCGCTTAATGCCAGACCGGCGGATCGAAATGATCACCACCGACGGTTTTTTGTACCCCAACGCCGAGTTAAAACGGCGCGGGATCATGGCGCGCAAGGGGTTCCCGGAATCCTATGACATGGACCGGCTCCTGACCTTTATGAACGACGTCAACGCCGGCGAGGATCAGGTAACGGCGCCGACCTATTCACACTCGGTTTACGACGTGATGGAGGACCATCCCCAAACGATTTACAAGCCCGATATCTTAATCGTCGAGGGGATCAACGTCTTGCAACTACCGACCACCCAGCGCCTGTTTGTGTCGGACTTCTTCGACTTTTCCATCTACGTCGACGCCGACGCCAGCCTAGTGGAGAAGTGGTACCTAGAGCGGTTCGGGATGTTGTTAGACACCGCCTTTCAGGACCCGACCAACTACTATTACCCGTACGCCCAGGGCGACCGGGCGGAGGCCTTTAAAATGGCCAAGCAGGTTTGGAAAGACGTCGACTTACCGAACTTAAACGACTACATCTTGCCGACTCGGACCCGGGCCGACGTGATTTTGCATAAAACGGAGCACCACTACATTGATCGGGTGTACCTACGTGAGGATTAG
- a CDS encoding DMT family transporter: MQISQSRANLMLVLVAILWGSSYVFAKQVVDAGMQSGLINGCRGTFCVAAGYLLFHAKINQMSRRDLKIGLTAGLINFSGYYLQTAALRYTTPAKNAFLTTMYVVIAPFILWLFWHQAPRRKDYFAIILAVIGMALLSGISPANFTLQLGDLLTLISAIFWALQLIYFAKFASTVSSPWIVIFLIGLVQGSLGWVCALLFERPSFAHVHWLQALVPLAILAIVVTFLAQGMQITAQHFTTPTAAGIILMLESLFASLMSVALGFDRLTPQLVIGGVILILANLLMQLDLAKMPFVKRISSN; encoded by the coding sequence ATGCAAATTTCCCAATCCCGGGCCAACCTGATGCTGGTCCTCGTTGCCATTTTGTGGGGCTCCTCCTACGTCTTTGCTAAGCAAGTTGTCGACGCCGGCATGCAGTCGGGGCTGATCAACGGTTGCCGGGGCACCTTTTGCGTTGCCGCCGGTTACCTACTCTTCCACGCCAAGATCAACCAGATGAGCCGCCGCGACCTCAAGATCGGGCTGACCGCCGGGTTGATTAACTTTTCCGGCTACTACCTGCAAACGGCCGCCCTGCGCTACACCACCCCGGCCAAGAACGCTTTTTTGACGACCATGTACGTGGTGATCGCCCCCTTCATCCTCTGGTTATTTTGGCACCAGGCCCCGCGGCGCAAGGATTACTTCGCCATCATCCTAGCCGTGATCGGCATGGCGTTGCTGTCCGGAATCTCCCCTGCTAACTTCACCCTCCAGTTGGGCGACCTCTTGACCTTAATCTCAGCGATCTTTTGGGCCCTGCAATTAATCTACTTTGCCAAGTTTGCCTCCACGGTCTCCTCGCCCTGGATCGTGATCTTTTTGATCGGACTAGTGCAGGGGAGCCTCGGTTGGGTTTGCGCCCTCTTGTTTGAGCGGCCAAGCTTTGCCCACGTCCACTGGCTCCAGGCCCTGGTTCCGTTAGCCATCCTCGCCATCGTGGTTACCTTCTTAGCCCAGGGGATGCAAATCACCGCCCAGCACTTCACCACCCCCACGGCGGCCGGGATCATCCTAATGCTAGAATCACTCTTTGCCTCTTTGATGTCGGTGGCGCTAGGCTTTGACCGTCTCACCCCACAATTAGTCATCGGCGGGGTAATCCTAATTTTGGCCAACCTGCTCATGCAACTCGACTTGGCGAAGATGCCGTTTGTCAAAAGAATTTCATCGAATTAA
- a CDS encoding GNAT family N-acetyltransferase, protein MSLTSIAVTKRLADYPAIRALYQQAFPRAEQVPWFWLMFKAKRSRAHFTAYYDGEDLVGFTYLIVGHNVNYLMYLAVNDRIRSKGYGTQILTHLKATYPAQTLVLEIEHPDPKATNAKQRFARLQFYLKNHFHQTPHLAADGPMTYQLLATDPKVDPAVIYCHHFRWFAWPLGWLYPAPKQIK, encoded by the coding sequence TTGTCACTAACATCCATCGCCGTTACCAAACGCCTAGCCGACTACCCGGCCATCCGGGCCCTGTACCAACAGGCCTTCCCGCGCGCCGAACAGGTTCCCTGGTTCTGGTTGATGTTTAAGGCTAAGCGCTCCCGGGCCCACTTCACCGCCTATTACGATGGTGAGGACCTGGTTGGCTTCACCTACTTGATCGTCGGCCACAACGTTAACTACTTAATGTACTTAGCCGTCAACGACCGGATCCGCTCTAAGGGCTACGGTACCCAGATTCTGACCCACTTAAAGGCCACCTACCCGGCCCAAACCCTCGTGCTTGAAATTGAGCACCCTGACCCCAAGGCAACTAACGCCAAGCAACGGTTCGCCCGGCTACAGTTTTACCTTAAAAATCACTTTCACCAAACGCCACACCTGGCCGCTGACGGGCCGATGACCTACCAACTGCTGGCCACCGATCCTAAGGTCGACCCCGCCGTGATTTACTGCCACCACTTCCGCTGGTTTGCCTGGCCGCTGGGGTGGTTGTACCCGGCGCCAAAACAGATTAAATAA
- a CDS encoding LTA synthase family protein, translating to MKTALRKVRAVFNTKLRFFLLTVLLFAIKSYWAYQTKFTLGATGAVQQFLLAFNTIPSAIVFLGIGLYFRGRLSYWVMVIVDLLLSTWLFANILYYREFSDFITMNVIKGSGSTSNNLGKSLAEIMKPSDFCVYLDVVILIVILLFHFVRVDMRYFKIRYAATFTALGFVLFGANLGMAESDRSQLLTRTFDSNYIVKYLGLEAYTIYDGIKATQTSAIKAKASAKDLAPVEKFLKSNYASPNIQYEGVAKGKNIFIIHLESLQQWVIDYKVDGQEVTPNLNKLYHSSDTLAFDNFFHEVGQGKTSDAEMMLENSLFGLPEGSAMTIDGTTNTFQAAPALLEQKLGYSTAAFHGDVPSFWNRDNAYKSFGYQYFFSKDFFPTVKDSDVGYGTKDKLFLKYTAEYLQQLPQPFYAKLITVTNHYPYIIHSEDTDFPKLSTGDDTVDPYVQTAHYLDQSIGELLNYLDKTGLRKNSVLILYGDHYGISDNHKAAIAKILGKKSVTNYDLAMFQKVPFMINMEGLKGGIDHTYGGEIDVLPTIEDLLGISSDKYIQFGQDLLSTKRNQIVPFRDGDWVSKTYTKYGGDYYYTATGKPITKMTASQKKQIDKIQKYVTTDLALSDKVINGDLLRFYKLPGFTKVNKSSYTYNAQKSLANLKKVQQKKKTSLLAENAWKSLFDDYTTDAPEIANKTLKFPTK from the coding sequence ATGAAAACAGCGCTGCGAAAGGTCCGGGCGGTCTTCAATACCAAGCTCAGGTTCTTTCTTTTAACGGTGCTCTTGTTTGCGATCAAGAGTTACTGGGCGTACCAAACAAAGTTCACTCTGGGAGCGACCGGGGCGGTGCAGCAATTCCTGCTCGCCTTTAACACGATCCCCAGCGCAATCGTCTTCTTGGGGATTGGGTTATACTTTCGCGGGCGGTTATCCTATTGGGTGATGGTAATCGTGGACCTGCTTTTGTCCACCTGGCTGTTTGCCAACATCCTCTATTACCGTGAATTTTCCGACTTCATCACGATGAACGTGATCAAGGGGTCGGGGTCGACCTCCAATAACCTGGGGAAGAGTCTGGCCGAAATCATGAAACCAAGCGACTTTTGTGTCTACTTGGACGTGGTGATTTTAATCGTCATCTTGCTCTTCCACTTTGTTCGCGTCGATATGCGCTACTTTAAAATTCGCTACGCCGCGACCTTTACGGCGTTGGGCTTTGTCCTGTTTGGCGCCAATCTCGGGATGGCCGAAAGCGACCGGAGCCAGCTTCTGACCCGAACTTTTGACTCTAACTACATCGTTAAGTACTTGGGGCTGGAAGCCTACACGATTTACGATGGGATCAAGGCCACCCAAACCAGTGCGATCAAGGCCAAGGCCAGTGCCAAGGACCTCGCCCCGGTCGAGAAGTTCTTGAAGTCCAACTACGCGTCACCAAACATTCAATACGAAGGGGTGGCGAAGGGTAAAAACATCTTCATCATCCACCTGGAAAGCCTTCAGCAGTGGGTAATCGATTATAAGGTGGACGGCCAAGAAGTAACGCCCAACTTAAACAAGCTCTACCACTCTAGCGACACGTTGGCCTTTGACAACTTCTTCCACGAAGTAGGTCAGGGGAAAACGTCCGACGCCGAAATGATGTTGGAAAACTCGCTCTTTGGTCTGCCAGAAGGTTCGGCCATGACGATTGACGGGACCACCAACACCTTCCAAGCGGCCCCGGCCCTGCTGGAACAAAAGCTCGGCTACTCGACGGCCGCCTTCCACGGGGACGTGCCATCCTTCTGGAACCGGGACAACGCCTACAAGTCATTTGGCTACCAATACTTCTTCTCTAAGGACTTCTTCCCGACCGTTAAGGATTCCGACGTCGGTTACGGGACCAAGGATAAGCTGTTCTTGAAGTACACGGCCGAATACTTACAACAGCTGCCGCAACCGTTCTACGCTAAGTTGATTACGGTGACGAACCACTACCCGTACATCATCCACAGCGAAGACACCGACTTCCCGAAGCTGTCGACGGGTGACGACACGGTTGACCCGTACGTTCAAACCGCCCACTACCTCGACCAATCGATCGGGGAGCTACTCAATTACTTAGACAAGACCGGCTTGCGTAAGAATTCCGTCCTGATCTTGTACGGGGACCACTACGGGATTTCCGACAACCACAAGGCGGCGATCGCCAAGATCTTGGGCAAGAAGTCAGTTACTAACTACGACTTGGCCATGTTCCAAAAGGTGCCGTTTATGATCAACATGGAAGGACTCAAGGGGGGCATCGACCACACCTACGGGGGTGAAATCGACGTCTTGCCAACGATTGAAGACCTCCTCGGGATCTCGTCGGACAAGTACATCCAGTTCGGCCAGGACCTGTTGAGCACCAAGCGCAACCAGATCGTGCCGTTTAGGGATGGCGACTGGGTATCTAAGACCTACACCAAGTACGGTGGTGACTACTACTACACCGCTACTGGTAAGCCGATCACTAAGATGACGGCGAGCCAAAAGAAGCAGATCGACAAGATCCAAAAGTACGTCACGACCGACCTCGCCTTATCCGACAAGGTAATCAACGGTGACCTCCTACGCTTCTACAAGCTACCGGGCTTCACCAAGGTTAACAAGTCTAGTTACACTTACAACGCCCAAAAGAGTTTGGCCAACTTAAAGAAGGTCCAACAAAAGAAGAAGACGAGTCTGCTGGCGGAAAACGCTTGGAAGTCGTTGTTCGATGATTACACGACCGACGCACCAGAAATCGCCAACAAGACCCTGAAGTTCCCGACGAAATAA
- a CDS encoding histidine phosphatase family protein, which translates to MAINVYFVRHGQTYLNLYHRMQGWSDSPLTEKGLADAARAGQALAKVDFDYAFSSDLKRTMETAHELLANHPGKLTDATPDPAWREEFFGYFEGLNSDATSYTVSREFRTFEEMIANYGVEATRNKIAAADPFEQAEDDDAFWKRLEPGFETLRQLPDGSNVLVVSHGMTIRSIGSHLGGAEYTAQPQNGALAELVLDQDGAHFAFYNQLQVPE; encoded by the coding sequence ATGGCAATTAACGTCTACTTTGTTCGCCACGGCCAAACCTACTTGAACCTCTACCACCGGATGCAAGGGTGGTCCGATTCACCGCTGACCGAAAAGGGGCTGGCTGATGCCGCCCGGGCCGGTCAAGCCTTAGCCAAGGTTGACTTTGACTACGCCTTTTCTTCGGACCTGAAGCGGACGATGGAAACGGCGCACGAACTGTTAGCCAACCACCCGGGTAAGCTAACCGACGCCACCCCAGACCCGGCTTGGCGCGAAGAATTCTTTGGCTACTTTGAAGGGCTCAATTCCGATGCCACCTCCTACACGGTGTCACGGGAATTCCGGACCTTTGAAGAAATGATCGCCAACTACGGTGTCGAAGCTACCCGCAACAAGATTGCGGCCGCCGACCCGTTCGAACAAGCCGAAGACGACGACGCCTTTTGGAAGCGGTTGGAACCGGGCTTTGAAACCCTACGCCAACTACCGGACGGCTCCAACGTCCTCGTGGTTTCCCACGGGATGACGATCCGCTCCATCGGTAGTCACCTTGGCGGGGCAGAGTACACTGCCCAACCGCAAAACGGCGCGCTGGCCGAGCTGGTCTTGGACCAAGACGGCGCCCACTTCGCCTTTTACAATCAACTCCAAGTTCCTGAATAG
- a CDS encoding response regulator transcription factor, with product MNILLAEDEKQLSRALVTAMQANGYHVDPAYNGQEAVDLAGQRAYDVIILDIMMPKLNGIEALKQLRQTGNKTYVIMLTAMAEIDDKVTGLDAGADDYLTKPFSLKELLARLRSLERRSEDYQEDVLNFADITLDNDEQRLESHNSISLSGKETKLLAYLMKNPGKAIESSILLDQGWDKDDEADETDLWIYISYLRQKLQAVNAHVTIVGEKGGPFTLSQLA from the coding sequence TTGAACATCCTGCTTGCGGAAGACGAAAAGCAACTATCGCGCGCCCTAGTGACGGCCATGCAGGCGAACGGCTACCACGTCGACCCGGCTTATAACGGTCAAGAAGCCGTCGACTTAGCCGGGCAACGGGCCTACGACGTGATCATCTTAGACATCATGATGCCCAAGTTAAACGGGATCGAGGCCCTAAAGCAGCTTCGCCAAACCGGTAACAAAACCTACGTGATCATGTTAACGGCGATGGCCGAAATTGACGATAAGGTGACTGGCCTAGACGCCGGGGCCGATGACTATCTGACTAAACCCTTCTCCTTAAAGGAACTCCTAGCCCGCTTACGATCCCTGGAACGGCGCAGCGAGGATTATCAAGAAGACGTCTTAAACTTCGCCGACATCACCTTGGATAACGACGAACAACGCTTGGAAAGCCACAACTCGATTTCCCTATCAGGCAAAGAAACCAAGCTCTTGGCCTACCTGATGAAAAACCCGGGCAAAGCCATTGAAAGTTCAATCCTACTTGACCAGGGGTGGGATAAAGACGACGAGGCCGACGAAACCGACCTTTGGATCTACATCTCCTACCTGCGTCAAAAACTCCAGGCCGTCAACGCCCACGTGACGATCGTCGGTGAAAAGGGCGGTCCCTTTACCCTTAGCCAGCTAGCTTAG
- a CDS encoding GTP pyrophosphokinase, whose product MDIYGTATPYLPQLLDFVMDRVRDLSNKEVAADRPKLYEHLIGRVKAQASMEEKCRRKGYPVTPESALTKCKDAIGIRVVCNFIDDVYRSIDRIKAADWCTVVEEKDYIENAKPNGYRSYHLILDVPTDLPNYTGHTPSHYFVEIQLRTIAMDSWASLEHEMKYKHHINDPERIEKELRRCADQLASCDVQMQTIRQLINESN is encoded by the coding sequence ATGGATATTTACGGGACGGCCACCCCTTACCTGCCCCAGCTGCTCGATTTTGTGATGGACCGGGTGCGCGACCTCTCCAACAAGGAGGTCGCCGCCGACCGTCCCAAGCTGTACGAGCACCTGATCGGGCGGGTCAAGGCCCAGGCTAGTATGGAAGAAAAATGCCGCCGCAAGGGCTACCCGGTCACGCCGGAATCGGCCCTGACGAAGTGTAAAGACGCGATTGGGATTCGGGTCGTCTGCAACTTTATCGACGACGTTTACCGTTCAATTGACCGGATCAAGGCCGCCGACTGGTGCACGGTCGTCGAAGAAAAAGACTACATCGAAAACGCCAAGCCCAACGGTTACCGGTCCTACCACTTAATTTTAGACGTGCCCACCGACCTCCCTAACTACACGGGCCACACCCCGAGCCACTACTTCGTCGAAATCCAGTTGCGCACGATTGCAATGGATTCGTGGGCGTCATTAGAACACGAAATGAAATATAAACACCACATCAACGACCCGGAACGGATTGAAAAAGAACTCCGCCGTTGTGCCGACCAGCTGGCCTCTTGTGACGTGCAAATGCAAACGATCCGCCAGCTGATCAACGAAAGTAATTAA
- a CDS encoding VTT domain-containing protein, whose translation MLSQLTYGLTHIPEVIIPLFQSVGNWGYLCLFLITFMETGLVVFPWLPGESLIFVATSLSAVSTNQIHIEILLPGFFIAALLGDTVNYLIGTRLIKLPWLFKRLDGPNLERARIFFQRHGIKSVIFGRFVPLIRTFVPLIAGSSGLKARRFLIGNLIGSALWVLLAGVAGYYFGTISFVKDQFSLVLLGLICVSFLPAAIVWGINRLRRHIIMKKGSF comes from the coding sequence ATGCTCAGCCAACTCACCTATGGGCTCACCCACATTCCGGAAGTCATCATTCCGCTCTTTCAATCCGTCGGTAACTGGGGGTACCTGTGTCTCTTTTTGATCACCTTTATGGAAACTGGTTTGGTCGTTTTCCCCTGGCTGCCCGGCGAGTCCTTGATTTTTGTGGCGACCTCGCTATCGGCCGTTTCGACCAACCAAATCCACATTGAAATCTTGTTGCCGGGCTTTTTTATCGCCGCCTTGCTGGGTGATACGGTCAATTACTTGATCGGCACCCGGCTAATCAAGCTCCCCTGGCTCTTCAAACGCCTGGATGGCCCTAACCTGGAGCGAGCGCGGATCTTCTTTCAACGCCACGGCATTAAATCGGTCATCTTCGGCCGCTTCGTCCCCCTGATTCGAACCTTTGTCCCCCTAATCGCCGGGTCCTCGGGCCTCAAAGCCCGCCGCTTTTTGATCGGTAACTTAATCGGCAGCGCCCTGTGGGTCTTGTTAGCCGGGGTGGCCGGCTACTACTTCGGCACGATTAGTTTCGTCAAGGACCAATTCTCCCTGGTTTTACTAGGGCTAATCTGCGTCTCCTTTTTGCCGGCCGCCATCGTCTGGGGGATCAATCGCTTACGCCGCCACATCATCATGAAAAAGGGCTCCTTTTAA